A stretch of Anaeromyxobacter dehalogenans 2CP-1 DNA encodes these proteins:
- the ccoS gene encoding cbb3-type cytochrome oxidase assembly protein CcoS: protein MGTIGFLIVLSLSLGLAAWLFFLWSVKSGQYDDPEGPKYRMLDDDDEPTARPAPPPPEPRAPDRER, encoded by the coding sequence ATGGGCACCATCGGCTTCCTCATCGTCCTGTCGCTGTCGCTCGGGCTGGCGGCGTGGCTGTTCTTCCTCTGGTCGGTGAAGAGCGGGCAGTACGACGATCCCGAGGGCCCGAAGTACCGGATGCTGGACGACGACGACGAGCCGACCGCCCGGCCGGCGCCGCCGCCGCCGGAGCCGCGCGCCCCCGACCGCGAGCGGTAG